From the Bombus vancouverensis nearcticus chromosome 3, iyBomVanc1_principal, whole genome shotgun sequence genome, one window contains:
- the LOC117165939 gene encoding uncharacterized protein LOC117165939 isoform X2, whose amino-acid sequence MVSMDFINCSKYRSIKSCCSEKSLMDDENKNNEFRNKDCIFLERKNKIEDGYSTVNVEPLRFVKNVRMKGQINGDIQEESFSSFNMQEDKDFRCPRCGQSMQEPRLLPCLHPICSTCISELMSKPFYNFTKSIKTQNNKSESSQNNYYEICPLCDVQLPNANSTVPPPHYPLQYRLVMSAIRSKFTNKILCDICPDEVVAVVQCSTCLRNFCLDCGMKHQQQITLELKPLKHSIRPLMEATKVTCKECMWSSQHRGHASENAAGVAKRVILYLTKMLQRAKILLNMLLTQYDRDAFLNSSFEEIKDTSISVDYRDMLRQKVYYKRNSKRDVSKYAYIYYLHTCI is encoded by the exons ATGGTGTCTATGGATTTTATCAACTGTTCGAAATATCGATCTATAAAGAGTTGCTGCAGTGAAAAGTCATTGATGGACGATGAAAATAAGAACAATGAATTTCGTAATAAAGATTGCATATTCCTTGaacgaaaaaataaaatcgAAGATGGATATTCCACTGTTAACGTGGAGCCATTACGTTTCGTTAAAAACGTACG CATGAAAGGCCAAATAAATGGAGATATACAAGAGGAAAGTTTCTCTTCCTTTAATATGCAGGAAGACAAAGATTTTCGATGTCCTAGATGTGGCCAAAGCATGCAAGAACCTAGATTACTTCCTTGCTTGCATCCTATATGTTCAACATGTATTTCAGAATTAATGAGTAAAC cattttataattttacaaaaagtattaaaactcaaaacaataaatcggAAAGCAGCCAAAATAATTATTACGAAATTTGCCCTCTATGTGATGTTCAATTACCAAATGCAAATTCAACAGTTCCACCTCCGCATTATCCTCTTCAATATCGTCTGGTAATGAGTGCTATCCGCTCTAAATTTACAAACAAAATACTTTGTGATATTTGCCCAGATGAAGTTGTT gcaGTTGTTCAGTGTTCCACGTGTCTCCGCAATTTTTGCTTAGATTGTGGTATGAAGCATCAACAACAAATTACATTGGAATTAAAACCATTAAAACATTCGATAAGACCGCTAATGGAAGCTACAAAA GTAACCTGTAAAGAATGTATGTGGAGTAGTCAACACAGAGGTCATGCAAGTGAAAATGCTGCTGGAGTTGCAAAAcgagttattttatatttaacgaaAATGTTGCAAAGAGcaaaaattcttttaaacatGCTCCTAACACAGTACGATCGAGATGCATTTTTAAATAGCTCTTTTGAGGAAATAAAGGATACCAGCATTTCAGTTGATTATAG ggATATGCTAAGACAAAAGGTATATTATAAGAGAAACAGTAAGAGAGATGTAAGTaaatatgcatacatatattacTTACATACATGTATCTGA
- the LOC117165937 gene encoding dyslexia-associated protein KIAA0319-like protein, whose amino-acid sequence MFKILYLGLYLLLFGNCIGDYPDRDTKWQMLCPGLYPRAFTSYTPRGNLSSGIYTTQPLNTMKHCVAACCTETTCNVALMHNGTCYHVQCKSSKLCIPLYRKDLANENPPSMVLVKPVEEDEMWSDLLDQINDDTGGFLMDGTEGDHILFGGSNGISCITQSNCLEHEICVKSGDKSDIGICQCSTGFKHNSAGICTLVEDIELGVTPQGKPQSIKDSGTSMKPPVKRLLVSAVSKEVRLPENEVTLSAYTVPAEQGNEHYNYAWSLLSQPDGHTGTMSDQNCMTVKLSNLSEGLYTFKVTVNGPNTYGETYANVSVLPPKRINQAPVAIISPASQVVKLPNTGAVLDGSSSKDDDRVISYHWELQRGPIGYHPNLIDTPTLQLDNLIPGNYTFKLTVEDSNHITNSTSANITVLKVIDYPPSANAGQDIIIYLPQNTLTLNGNLSTDDHGIASWEWTKSPSDQNKAVDMQNTRTPYLQLSNLEEGMYTFVLKVTDDSEQFSTAEVHVFVKPPTNKPPKADAGELITIALPETKTVLDGRKSKDDIKIVSYHWEQMSGPSNAVFSAVNESVTNITKLTKGDYEFKLTVIDDNGNKDSDTVKVKVTQNKNAAPKANAGGDQVVVAPISALIINGSQSTDDLRISEWMWSRDPSSLAIGTIVQNSDKSPILMLTDIVPGRYLFRLKVIDDQGLSSEDTVSVIVKPDPQLLHLVELTLNIEANLLTVSQKNSLVLKLQMLLRDEASIVVRNLRAEPHTGRAVLIFYVEKKGGKVAMYGPEVVKRLKEKLRQDSGILHLSVANIDTAVCQNNCSGHGVCDQETRLCMCEAFWMQNLIQKYFGNGDSNCDWSILYVIIALLSLVVCWVGLIWGLVCLCQRICTGKRRSLGTKKKPPRYSLLQPEPEDDSSTFSTHKMVLSESDTDSDDVLFEHRKAKNSSQVRNGKSRNGFIKVGSRVKT is encoded by the exons ATGTTTAAGATCCTTTATTTAGGATTATATTTATTGCTATTTGGAAATTGCATTGGTGATTATCCAGATAGGGACACAAAATGGCAAATGTTATGCCCAGGTTTATATCCGAGAGCTTTTACAAGTTACACACCTCGTGGAAATCTATCTAGTGGAATATATACTACCCAGCCTTTAAATACCATGAAACACTGTGTCGCTGCATGCTGCACCGAAACTACATGCAATGTGGCACTTATGCATAATGGTACCTGCTatcatgtgcagtgtaaaagtTCCAAATTATGTATACCTTTATATAGGAAGGATTTGGCAAATGAAAATCCTCCAAGCATGGTTCTAGTTAAACCTGTAGAAGAAGATGAAATGTGGAGTGATTTGTTGGATCAAATAAATGATGATACTGG AGGGTTTCTCATGGATGGTACAGAAGGAGACCATATTCTTTTTGGTGGGTCAAATGGGATAAGTTGCATCACTCAATCGAATTGTTTAGAGCATGAAATCTGTGTTAAGTCTGGGGATAAGTCTGATATTGGAATTTGTCAATGTTCTACTGGATTTAAGCATAATAGTGCAG GAATTTGCACTTTGGTGGAAGACATAGAACTTGGTGTAACACCTCAAGGAAAACCACAAAGTATAAAAGATTCTGGAACATCCATGAAGCCACCAGTAAAACGATTGCTGGTTTCTGCAGTTTCAAAAGAAGTACGCCTACCAGAGAATGAAGTAACATTATCTGCATATACTGTGCCAGCAGAACAAGGAAATGAACATTACAATTATGCTTGGAGTCTTCTAAGTCAACCGGATGGCCATACTGGCACAATGTCTGATCAGAACTGTATGACtgttaaattaagtaatttatcTGAGGGTTTATATACTTTTAAAGTAACAGTAAATGGTCCAAATACCTATGGAGAAACATACGCAAATGTTAGCGTTTTACCAC CCAAGAGAATAAATCAAGCACCAGTTGCTATAATTTCACCCGCGTCGCAGGTTGTAAAATTACCGAATACGGGAGCTGTGTTAGATGGTTCGTCGAGTAAAGATGACGACCGTGTTATTTCTTATCATTGGGAATTGCAACGAGGTCCTATTGGATATCATCCTAATCTAATTGATACACCTACTTTACAATTAGATAATCTTATCCCCGGCAACTACACTTTTAA gtTAACAGTAGAAGATTCCAATCATATCACTAATTCTACGAGTGCTAATATAACAGTTTTGAAAGTAATTGATTATCCTCCTAGTGCTAATGCTGGTCAagacattattatatatttacctCAGAACACATTGACACTCAATGGTAACTTAAGTACAGATGATCATGGAATAGCAAGTTGGGAATGGACAAAAAGTCCTTCGGATCAAAACAAGGCAGTAGATATGCAGAATACAAGAACGCCGTATTTACAACTGTCTAATTTGGAGGAAGGAATGTATACATTTGTGCTAAAAGTAACAGACGATTCAGAACAATTTTCTACAGCTGAGGTTCATGTGTTTGTGAAACCACCAACCAATAAACCGCCGAAAG CTGATGCCGGCGAACTTATAACTATAGCGTTACCCGAAACAAAAACTGTACTTGATGGTCGGAAAAGTAAAGATGATATTAAGATTGTATCTTACCATTGGGAGCAAATGAG TGGACCTAGTAATGCTGTATTTTCGGCAGTGAATGAATCAGTTacgaatattacaaaattaacgAAGGGTGATTACGAGTTTAAGTTAACTGTAATTGACGATAATGGAAATAAAGATTCGGACACCGTTAAAGTAAAAGTTACACAAA ATAAAAATGCTGCCCCGAAAGCAAACGCAGGTGGAGATCAGGTTGTTGTAGCCCCGATTAGCGCACTAATTATTAATGGATCTCAATCAACTGACGACCTAAGAATTAGTGAATGGATGTGGTCGAGGGATCCGTCTAGTCTTGCTATAGGCACTATAGTTCAGAATTCTGATAAATCGCCAATCTTAATG ttGACAGATATCGTGCCAGGAAGATACCTTTTTAGATTAAAAGTAATAGATGACCAAGGTCTTAGTAGCGAGGACACTGTATCCGTGATAGTAAAACCCG ACCCACAATTATTGCATTTAGTTGAATTAACATTGAACATCGAAGCAAATTTATTAACAGTGTCGCAAAAAAATTCTTtggtattaaaattacaaatgtTACTGCGGGATGAAGCATCTATTGTTGTCCGAAATTTAAGAGCGGAGCCACATACAGGCAGAGCTGTCTTAATTTTCTATGTagagaaaaaaggaggaaaagtcGCTATGTACGGGCCGGAAGTAGTTAAAcgattgaaagaaaaattaagaCAAGATTCAGGCATTCTTCACTTGTCTGTTGCAAACATTGATACTGCTGTGTGTCAAAATAATTGTTCGG GCCATGGAGTATGTGATCAAGAAACAAGATTATGTATGTGTGAAGCATTTTGGATGCAAAATTTAATACAGAAATACTTTGGCAATGGCGATTCCAATTGTG ATTGGAGTATTCTCTATGTAATAATAGCATTATTGTCTCTAGTCGTATGTTGGGTTGGCCTCATTTGGGGTCTTGTTTGTCTGTGTCAAAGAATATGTACAGGTAAACGACGTTCACTTGGTACTAAGAAAAAACCACCGCGTTATTCTCTTCTACAACCGGAACCGGAGGACGACAGCAGCACAT tttcaACACATAAAATGGTGTTATCTGAATCAGACACGGACTCCGATGATGTCTTATTCGAACATCGTAaagcgaaaaatagcagtcaagTAAGAAACGGTAAATCTCGAAATGGCTTTATTAAAGTGGGCTCTAGAGTGAAAACATGA
- the LOC117165866 gene encoding androgen-dependent TFPI-regulating protein isoform X2, translating into MYTINQLHHISSCLMYTFTTYRGFLITIPLLKPPRGDFNPGQLKFLTVWNLIIQAIFFFICILNDWFGTNAVSPKKPPFIRKLKDHVHAILGFPIAMFVGIIFWTLMFVDRELVLPKALDPYFPWWLNHLMHTMIMVSTLIEMMIAPRKYPRKSFGLLCLLAFMIVYLIWVHIIFYKSGIWVYPVLDVLPLPLRVVFFFVMLLITLSLYLIGEAVDNFLWGNEYTKSKKSYAKSK; encoded by the exons ATGTACACAATAAATCAGCTACACCATATTTCATCGTGTCTGATGTACACGTTTACGACATACAGAGGGTTTTTGATTACGATACCTCTGCTTAAACCCCCACGTGGTGACTTCAATCCAGGACAACTTAAGTTCTTGACTGTATGGAACCTG ATCATTCAAGCGATATTTTTCTTCATATGTATTCTGAATGATTGGTTCGGCACAAATGCAGTTAGTCCTAAGAAGCCACCATTCATACGTAAATTAAAGGATCATGTACATGCGATCCTCGGTTTTCCGATCGCCATG TTCGTTGGAATAATATTCTGGACTTTAATGTTTGTGGATCGCGAATTGGTGCTTCCAAAGGCGCTGGATCCTTACTTTCCATGGTGGCTCAATCATTTGATGCACACAATGATCATGGTTTCCACGCTAATAGAAATGATGATAGCCCCGAGAAAATATCCAAGGAAATCATTTGGCCTTTTGTGTTTATTAGCCTTTAtgattgtatatttaatttg ggtgcatataattttctataAGAGCGGTATCTGGGTGTACCCAGTACTAGATGTGTTGCCGCTGCCGTTACGAGTTGTATTCTTCTTTGTAATGCTTTTAATCACCTTATCCTTGTATTTGATCGGCGAAGCAGTGGACAACTTCCTTTGGGGTAACGAATATACTAAAAGTAAAAAATCTTATGCCAAGAGCAAATAG
- the LOC117165939 gene encoding E3 ubiquitin-protein ligase TRIM45 isoform X1, producing the protein MVSMDFINCSKYRSIKSCCSEKSLMDDENKNNEFRNKDCIFLERKNKIEDGYSTVNVEPLRFVKNVRMKGQINGDIQEESFSSFNMQEDKDFRCPRCGQSMQEPRLLPCLHPICSTCISELMSKPFYNFTKSIKTQNNKSESSQNNYYEICPLCDVQLPNANSTVPPPHYPLQYRLVMSAIRSKFTNKILCDICPDEVVAVVQCSTCLRNFCLDCGMKHQQQITLELKPLKHSIRPLMEATKVRRTALCQQHPTHALRFYCIACQQVTCKECMWSSQHRGHASENAAGVAKRVILYLTKMLQRAKILLNMLLTQYDRDAFLNSSFEEIKDTSISVDYRDMLRQKVYYKRNSKRDVSKYAYIYYLHTCI; encoded by the exons ATGGTGTCTATGGATTTTATCAACTGTTCGAAATATCGATCTATAAAGAGTTGCTGCAGTGAAAAGTCATTGATGGACGATGAAAATAAGAACAATGAATTTCGTAATAAAGATTGCATATTCCTTGaacgaaaaaataaaatcgAAGATGGATATTCCACTGTTAACGTGGAGCCATTACGTTTCGTTAAAAACGTACG CATGAAAGGCCAAATAAATGGAGATATACAAGAGGAAAGTTTCTCTTCCTTTAATATGCAGGAAGACAAAGATTTTCGATGTCCTAGATGTGGCCAAAGCATGCAAGAACCTAGATTACTTCCTTGCTTGCATCCTATATGTTCAACATGTATTTCAGAATTAATGAGTAAAC cattttataattttacaaaaagtattaaaactcaaaacaataaatcggAAAGCAGCCAAAATAATTATTACGAAATTTGCCCTCTATGTGATGTTCAATTACCAAATGCAAATTCAACAGTTCCACCTCCGCATTATCCTCTTCAATATCGTCTGGTAATGAGTGCTATCCGCTCTAAATTTACAAACAAAATACTTTGTGATATTTGCCCAGATGAAGTTGTT gcaGTTGTTCAGTGTTCCACGTGTCTCCGCAATTTTTGCTTAGATTGTGGTATGAAGCATCAACAACAAATTACATTGGAATTAAAACCATTAAAACATTCGATAAGACCGCTAATGGAAGCTACAAAAGTACGACGTACTGCACTTTGCCAGCAACATCCTACACATGCTTTGCGTTTTTATTGTATTGCTTGTCAACAG GTAACCTGTAAAGAATGTATGTGGAGTAGTCAACACAGAGGTCATGCAAGTGAAAATGCTGCTGGAGTTGCAAAAcgagttattttatatttaacgaaAATGTTGCAAAGAGcaaaaattcttttaaacatGCTCCTAACACAGTACGATCGAGATGCATTTTTAAATAGCTCTTTTGAGGAAATAAAGGATACCAGCATTTCAGTTGATTATAG ggATATGCTAAGACAAAAGGTATATTATAAGAGAAACAGTAAGAGAGATGTAAGTaaatatgcatacatatattacTTACATACATGTATCTGA
- the smo gene encoding smoothened, frizzled class receptor: MRPKMTLLFIYYFLILHRASSELAHGFPTNSNSNNETWKHGLELSPRHRIKDSTYLLDRYPMRELPPDSLNCHRAAKCVEMQRSTCMGTRLSYTTTTLDLIPEHVTQDIVEEKLHVLQALRHMPKCWAVVQPFLCSIFMPKCINDTVDLPSQEMCKMVSGPCRIVFNHTIWPSFVKCENTDLFPRLCKNDIRELKFNISGKCLKPLVPTDNALAIFEGVEGCGTQCNDPLFTPDEHKQIHSFIAWAAGICGSFNLFTVITFLIDWRSANKYPALVVFYINCCFMMSCIGWLVQFTGSREVIVCRKDGTLRMSEPSGENLSCVVVFVLVYYSLMAAMVWFVILTYAWHMSFQALGKIQDRIDKKGSYFHLIAWCLPLVLTVTIMALGEIDGNSVTGICFVGYTNHAVRAWFLLGPVLIVLLVGGYFLCRGLITLIRLKISSQEIISERASSKIRETIVRTGLFSIFTFAAVVVTFYCHIYEFQHSEEWRQSFRNYMICAITTKYLDISECKMEVRPSAAKMQLHLLSPFFAGILMSSWVWTGSTVDTWTRFLRRTFNCETEEPIRLKKHKVIAQAFAKRKTFNNAGRLSISFHNTHEDPVGLNFDLNSVASQDFSSTWAAALPKLVTRRGALVGGTTGSVSSNRRNSVDSEISFSVRRVSVESRRNSLDSQISVQIAELKTTRKVASSSRGRRGKRRRDFGKSRSGKVGPLFRRGSTTSQESQLGAQILSALTIGGNSKVPPIQVPNMKRRSASAGLDDRALNPKLFDGKNAGMLLPFLFPGQSGSDENLSSEEKQHQEISGKDVDIEGGNMEKDDQDSDSDDSQPEEEAKMLDPEEPHERSKSKISNKSSKSYGHESDRRSRDGRRSKYLLQDETILKHLFQESSDIKLKSDTEIKEVYRKAGMGNLASSLNSCSPELTRLMQSEAQTGNAREMATQTSLPLDILEMEELKQSIDEIINSRNCSSKGTQISPQLNKNKNITT; the protein is encoded by the exons ATGCGTCCGAAG ATGACGCTCctattcatttattattttttaatcttacATCGAGCGTCGTCGGAACTGGCGCACGGATTTCCCACTAATTCGAATAGTAATAATGAAACATGGAAACATGGTTTAGAGTTGAGTCCTAGGCACAGAATTAAGGATTCCACTTATCTGCTGGACAGGTACCCCATGAGAGAATTACCACCTGATTCTTTAAATTGTCATAGAGCAGCAAAATGTGTAGAAATGCAAAGGAGTACTTGTATGGGTACAAGATTGTCATATACCACTACTACATTGGATCTTATACCTGAACATGTAACCCAAGATATTGTAGAG GAAAAACTACATGTATTGCAAGCATTAAGACATATGCCAAAGTGTTGGGCAGTTGTTCAACCCTTTCTGTGCTCAATATTTATGCCAAAATGTATCAATGACACAGTGGATTTACCATCACAAGAGATGTGTAAAATGGTTTCAGGACCGTGTAGAATCGTGTTCAATCACACAATATGGCCAAGTTTTGTTAAATGTGAAAATACAGATTTATTTCCCAGACTATGTAAAAATGATATTagagaattgaaatttaatatttctggTAAATGCCTAAAGCCATTAGTTCCAACTGATAATGCACTTGCTATTTTTGAAGGAGTTGAAGGTTGTGGAACACAGTGCAATGATCCACTTTTTACACCAGATGAGCATAAGcaaattcattcttttattgCCTGGGCTGCAGGCATCTGTGGTTCATTCAATTTATTCACAGTT ATAACATTTTTAATTGATTGGAGAAGTGCAAATAAATATCCAGCTTTAGTTGTATTTTACATAAACTGTTGCTTTATGATGTCCTGTATTGGATGGCTTGTTCAGTTTACAGGAAGCAGAGAAGTAATTGTGTGCAGGAAAGATGGAACCTTAAGAATGAGTGAGCCGAG TGGAGAGAATTTGTCATGTGTCGTAGTGTTTGTTCTTGTGTATTACTCCCTTATGGCAGCTATGGTATGGTTTGTGATCCTTACATATGCTTGGCATATGAGTTTTCAAGCATTAGGCAAAATCCAAGACAGGATTGACAAGAAAGGCTCATACTTCCATTTAATTGCTTGGTGTTTACCACTTGTCCTTACTGTTACAATCATGGCATTAGGGGAAATTGATGGAAATAGTGTTACTGGTATATGTTTTGTGGGTTACACTAATCACGCAGTCAGAGCTTGGTTTTTGCTTGGCCCTGTGTTGATTGTCTTACTCGTTGGAGGTTATTTCTTATGCAGAG GATTAATTACTTTGATTCGACTAAAAATAAGCAGTCAAGAAATTATATCTGAAAGAGCAAGTTCTAAAATACGAGAGACCATCGTGCGCACAGGACTATTCTCGATTTTCACATTCGCTGCAGTTGTGGTGACTTTTTATTGCCACATTTACGAATTTCAACATTCTGAAGAATGGCGTCAGAGTTTTAGAAATTACATGAT ATGTGCAATAACAACAAAGTATTTGGATATTTCGGAATGTAAAATGGAAGTACGACCGAGTGCAGCTAAAATGCAATTACATTTGCTTTCACCATTTTTTGCTGGTATTCTTATGTCTTCATGGGTGTGGACTGGTTCAACTGTAGATACTTGGACCAGATTTCTTAGACG aaCATTCAACTGCGAAACAGAAGAGCCTATTAGACTGAAGAAACACAAAGTAATTGCTCAAGCGTTTGCAAAACGGAAGACATTCAACAACGCTGGCCGATTGTCTATCAGCTTCCATAACACCCACGAGGATCCAGTCGGTTTAAACTTCGATCTAAACTCTGTAGCTTCTCAGGATTTCAGTTCAACGTGGGCAGCTGCTTTGCCAAAGCTAGTTACTCGTAGAGGTGCACTCGTCGGTGGTACAACGGGCTCTGTATCTAGTAACAGGAGAAATTCTGTAGATTCTGAAATCAGCTTTAGCGTACGTCGGGTGTCCGTGGAATCTAGAAGAAACTCTTTGGATTCACAAATATCAGTTCAAATAGCTGAATTGAAGACAACGCGGAAAGTCGCTAGCAGTTCACGCGGTCGACGCGGGAAACGACGACGAGACTTCGGAAAATCTAGATCAGGTAAAGTAGGCCCGCTGTTTAGAAGAGGCAGTACTACATCACAGGAAAGTCAGCTCGGTGCACAGATATTATCGGCGTTGACTATAGGTGGCAATTCAAAAGTACCGCCCATTCAAGTGCCTAATATGAAGAGACGATCGGCTAGCGCTGGTTTGGATGACCGCGCCTTGAATCCTAAACTATTCGATGGGAAGAATGCTGGGATGCTGCTTCCGTTCCTATTTCCAGGGCAAAGTGGCAGTGATGAGAATTTAAGTAGTGAAGAGAAACAGCATCAAGAAATATCAGGAAAAGACGTGGATATTGAAGGAGGAAATATGGAAAAGGACGATCAAGACAGTGACAGTGATGACAGTCAACCAGAAGAAGAAGCTAAAATGTTAGATCCTGAAGAACCTCATGAACGTAGCAAGAGTAAAATTAGCAACAAGAGTTCAAAAAGTTATGGTCACGAGAGTGATAGGAGGAGCAGAGACGGCCGTAGGAGTAAATATTTGCTCCAAGATGAAACCATTTTAAAGCACTTGTTTCAAGAATCCAGTGATATTAAGTTGAAAAGTGACACAGAAATAAAAGAGGTATATAGAAAAGCTGGAATGGGAAATCTGGCATCTAGTTTAAACTCGTGTTCTCCCGAATTGACAAGACTAATGCAGTCCGAAGCGCAGACTGGCAATGCTCGAGAAATGGCAACACAGACATCGTTGCCATTGGACATTTTAGAAATGGAGGAATTAAAACAGAGCATAGACGAGATTATCAATAGCCGAAATTGTAGCTCAAAGGGAACACAGATCTCACcgcaattaaataaaaacaaaaatatcaCTACGTAA
- the LOC117165866 gene encoding androgen-induced gene 1 protein isoform X1 — protein MQEGLLIGFHMISCVQFAFSVYYDYMYTIVPPNLLKMHNSYGGKFKFLTFWDAIIQAIFFFICILNDWFGTNAVSPKKPPFIRKLKDHVHAILGFPIAMFVGIIFWTLMFVDRELVLPKALDPYFPWWLNHLMHTMIMVSTLIEMMIAPRKYPRKSFGLLCLLAFMIVYLIWVHIIFYKSGIWVYPVLDVLPLPLRVVFFFVMLLITLSLYLIGEAVDNFLWGNEYTKSKKSYAKSK, from the exons ATGCAGGAAGGCCTACTAATTGGATTTCACATGATCTCCTGCGTGCAATTCGCGTTCTCCGTGTATTATGATTACATGTACACTATTGTCCCTCCGAATCTTCTCAAAATGCACAACAGCTATGGCGGGAAATTCAAGTTCCTCACTTTCTGGGACGCG ATCATTCAAGCGATATTTTTCTTCATATGTATTCTGAATGATTGGTTCGGCACAAATGCAGTTAGTCCTAAGAAGCCACCATTCATACGTAAATTAAAGGATCATGTACATGCGATCCTCGGTTTTCCGATCGCCATG TTCGTTGGAATAATATTCTGGACTTTAATGTTTGTGGATCGCGAATTGGTGCTTCCAAAGGCGCTGGATCCTTACTTTCCATGGTGGCTCAATCATTTGATGCACACAATGATCATGGTTTCCACGCTAATAGAAATGATGATAGCCCCGAGAAAATATCCAAGGAAATCATTTGGCCTTTTGTGTTTATTAGCCTTTAtgattgtatatttaatttg ggtgcatataattttctataAGAGCGGTATCTGGGTGTACCCAGTACTAGATGTGTTGCCGCTGCCGTTACGAGTTGTATTCTTCTTTGTAATGCTTTTAATCACCTTATCCTTGTATTTGATCGGCGAAGCAGTGGACAACTTCCTTTGGGGTAACGAATATACTAAAAGTAAAAAATCTTATGCCAAGAGCAAATAG
- the LOC117165865 gene encoding clavesin-2, which translates to MSEYCEYMWDTTRGHMSPALARSIYEEEARFDKCDKKLAIKTVRAILREMPDVDLKHCTDEYITRFLLARKYRTEQAAALIAAYQAQVAHRQDIFGNLTARDPALQRALRAGIPGVLPARDRKGRCVLVILASQWDPIAVPALSVQRALFLVLEILIQDPRNQQSGFVAVVDWSGFSLRQGGALGAAALRNLIAALRGRFPARFKAIHFLSAPLYVQATLALVKPFLDEKTRNKIYLHGNNLSTLHEHLPTDILPAELGGTGPAFNPGLWAEPVIHSAMKEAELAAIKKEKEQAENVDQSRDKKFESRDMENHKRNEADSIKSNNGVNKENGRRFFNPFGNSTKNQSPKKPGGTNVELNLINRTNGYAERKEGRRDSRTIKENEDSCSRGRDRMLSNGSADYFDDKREQYKDVQDNLLGSRSERRSNEYEISNRPDSDDSKDNSLDNRSENALIDTSKIETASEETNLIT; encoded by the exons ATGTCTGAGTATTGCGAGTACATGTGGGACACCACAAGAGGTCACATGAGCCCTGCACTTGCACGGAGTATTTATGAGGAGGAGGCCAGATTCGACAAATGCGACAAGAAACTGGCCATTAAAACCGTCCGAGCAATATTGCGTGAAATGCCGGATGTAG ACTTGAAGCACTGCACGGATGAATATATTACACGTTTCCTGCTAGCCCGGAAATATCGCACGGAACAAGCTGCTGCCCTGATAGCCGCTTATCAGGCGCAAGTAGCGCATCGACAGGATATCTTCGGCAATCTAACCGCAAGAGATCCAGCCTTGCAGCGGGCGCTGCGCGCTGGAATACCCGGTGTACTTCCTGCACGTGATAG AAAAGGGAGATGCGTACTCGTTATTTTAGCCTCGCAATGGGACCCTATTGCAGTACCAGCATTATCAGTTCAACGCGCTCTCTTTTTGGTTTTAGAAATTCTCATACAAGACCCAAGGAATCAG CAATCCGGTTTCGTGGCGGTGGTAGATTGGAGCGGATTCTCTTTACGACAGGGCGGTGCCCTGGGCGCAGCGGCACTGCGAAACCTAATAGCTGCTCTTCGAGGACGATTTCCGGCTAGATTCAAAGCTATACACTTCCTGTCGGCGCCGCTTTACGTTCAGGCCACATTGGCCCTTGTGAAACCTTTTTTGGACGAGAAAACTCGGAACAAG ATCTACTTACATGGAAATAATTTGAGCACCCTGCATGAACACCTGCCCACTGACATTTTGCCAGCGGAATTAGGTGGCACAGGGCCAGCATTTAACCCAGGACTATGGGCCGAACCAGTTATTCATTCAGCGATGAAAGAAGCTGAACTGGCTGCgataaaaaaagagaaggagcAAGCTGAGAACGTAGATCAGTCTCGCGATAAGAAATTCGAGTCTAGAGACATGGAGAATCataaaagaaacgaagcagACTCTATAAAATCGAACAATGGTGTGAATAAAGAGAACGGAAGGCGATTCTTCAATCCTTTCGGTAATTCTACGAAGAATCAGTCGCCGAAGAAACCTGGAGGAACAAATGTAGAATTGAATCTAATTAATCGTACTAATGGATATgcagaaagaaaagaaggtaGGAGGGATAGTAGAACGATAAAGGAAAACGAGGATTCTTGCAGTAGAGGTAGAGATAGAATGTTAAGCAATGGTAGCGCTGATTACTTTGACGACAAAAGAGAACAATACAAGGATGTGCAGGATAACTTGTTAGGATCTCGATCTGAAAGACGCTCGAATGAATATGAGATCTCAAATAGACCAGATAGCGACGACAGTAAGGATAATTCGTTAGATAACAGATCAGAGAATGCCCTAATTGATACAAGTAAAATTGAAACTGCCTCCGAAGAAACGAATCTCATAACGTAA